CTAATGTTCACCCAATTGACTGCACATAAGGTGGCAAAGCCATGGGGTCGCGATGATCTCGCACCGCCTTTTGTCAATTCTGGTGATACCGCCTCAGAGCATATTGGCGAGTTGTGGTATCAATCCGACAATACGAACAGCAACGACCCGATACTGATAAAATATCTGTTCACCAGCCAGAAACTGTCGGTGCAGGTTCACCCAGATGACGCTGCGGCACGTGACCAAGGCCATAGAAGTGGCAAGGCGGAATGCTGGTATATTGTTGATGCTGCACCAGATGCGGCGCTCGGCCTGGGGCTGAAAGAAGAGATAAGTGCGGGCGAGCTGCGTGAGGCATCGCTATCCGGCACAATTGAGCATATGATCGACTGGAAGCCAACCAAAGCGGGCGATATCTGGTATGTCGAGCCGGGTACAATCCATGCCATTGGCCCCGGCGTTACTCTGATTGAAGTGCAACAGAATATCG
The sequence above is drawn from the Parasphingorhabdus sp. SCSIO 66989 genome and encodes:
- a CDS encoding class I mannose-6-phosphate isomerase, producing MFTQLTAHKVAKPWGRDDLAPPFVNSGDTASEHIGELWYQSDNTNSNDPILIKYLFTSQKLSVQVHPDDAAARDQGHRSGKAECWYIVDAAPDAALGLGLKEEISAGELREASLSGTIEHMIDWKPTKAGDIWYVEPGTIHAIGPGVTLIEVQQNIDLTYRLYDYGRPRELHLDQAIAVATRAPYAMTNHGSYNRNEPLIRHWPHFGIALCDDENQVQELASTMATDSYWVAIQGDAQLDEQTLNHGQVYRRRAHTPLKHAELDDATCMLLAWPRTIDGGDTL